In a genomic window of Terriglobales bacterium:
- a CDS encoding AIR synthase related protein, protein MPNVEIAPAISPGVIRDHGLTDDEYQKIVHLLGREPSLTELGIFSVMWSEHCSYKSSRVHLKRLPTRSRRVIQGPGENAGIIDIGDGWACAFKIESHNHPSFIEPFQGAATGVGGILRDIFTMGAHPVAVMDSLHFGPITSRANTRARADQQTIHRNHRILEGVVSGIANYGNCFGVPNLGGETKFEDCYSQNPLVNAFALGLVQRDRIFYARAAGEGNPVIYVG, encoded by the coding sequence ATGCCCAACGTTGAAATCGCGCCTGCTATCTCTCCCGGGGTCATCCGCGACCACGGCCTGACAGATGACGAGTACCAGAAAATCGTTCACCTGCTGGGACGCGAGCCCTCCCTCACCGAGCTCGGCATCTTCAGCGTGATGTGGAGCGAACATTGCTCCTACAAGTCCTCACGCGTCCATCTGAAGCGCCTGCCAACACGTAGCCGCCGCGTAATCCAGGGCCCGGGAGAAAATGCCGGCATCATCGACATCGGAGACGGCTGGGCCTGTGCCTTCAAGATTGAGTCGCACAATCACCCCTCGTTTATCGAGCCTTTCCAGGGTGCGGCGACGGGTGTTGGCGGCATTCTGCGCGACATCTTCACTATGGGCGCGCATCCCGTTGCCGTAATGGATTCGTTGCACTTTGGTCCGATCACCAGCCGCGCGAATACCAGGGCCCGCGCGGATCAGCAGACCATCCATCGCAATCACCGCATTCTGGAAGGCGTGGTCAGCGGAATCGCCAATTACGGCAACTGCTTTGGCGTACCCAACCTGGGCGGCGAAACCAAGTTTGAAGACTGCTATTCGCAGAATCCGTTAGTCAATGCGTTCGCTCTTGGCCTTGTCCAGCGCGACAGGATTTTCTATGCCCGCGCAGCCGGCGAAGGAAACCCGGTCATCTACGTTGGGG
- a CDS encoding DinB family protein, producing the protein MQAIEILRDMVKKVPERLRSLSGDSGTRSGPDGWSRREELGHLLDSAVMNHVRLMRVQTEDAPQLPGYDGPLWVRAHHYQDRSWDQLIETWQLLNQHFLMGAEGTPSTAWQRRCVLEGSQMTLEFLFTDYVQHALHHLEHMGVRVDDFEMEIPPARTA; encoded by the coding sequence ATGCAGGCAATCGAGATTCTTCGCGACATGGTGAAGAAGGTTCCAGAGCGGCTGCGTTCACTTTCCGGGGACAGCGGCACGCGCAGTGGTCCGGACGGGTGGTCTCGGAGAGAAGAACTCGGTCACTTGCTGGATTCCGCGGTAATGAACCACGTGCGACTGATGCGCGTCCAGACCGAAGACGCGCCGCAGTTGCCAGGCTATGATGGCCCGCTTTGGGTACGGGCGCACCACTATCAGGATCGCTCGTGGGACCAGCTCATCGAGACCTGGCAGCTATTAAACCAGCACTTCCTGATGGGGGCCGAAGGAACACCGAGTACGGCGTGGCAGCGGCGATGCGTGCTCGAAGGCTCGCAAATGACCCTGGAATTCCTATTCACCGATTACGTTCAGCACGCGCTGCATCACCTGGAACACATGGGCGTTCGCGTGGACGATTTCGAGATGGAAATTCCCCCGGCGCGCACCGCGTGA
- a CDS encoding carbohydrate porin yields the protein MFPHNPSSRFWLSGQANFIFQTHPPFDAKYSGPNSLHNTYEKATSRVLTLYTGVRLNSSAELLFDIEESGGQGLSNALGMAGFTNLDVVRNPTIGQAPYIARGIFHYVFALSEERVEVDRNPLSGFAELPLRRVEIRFGKFSTADFFDLNSVGTDSHFQFMNWTIDNNGAYDYAADTRGYTIGLIAEYQNPRWGFRFGELLLPKLANGIDLQWNLRKAHAENFEFELRKQFLPHLDGIIRILSYINTANMGIYRVQNQRFLDGLDPTPDITNHPPQTTRKYGFGFNFEQSLNSWIRGFGRFGWNNGKTESFAYTEVDQTVLFGVGFAGSRWKRRLDRAGVAFVSNGICHDHSQYLALGGLGFILGDGALTYGREKILESYYTAHVWRGIYLGPAVQYATNPGYNKDRGPVVVPGFRLHLEF from the coding sequence ATGTTTCCCCACAATCCGAGCAGCCGGTTCTGGCTCTCCGGACAGGCGAACTTCATCTTCCAGACCCATCCCCCCTTCGACGCCAAATACAGTGGCCCGAACAGTCTGCACAACACCTACGAAAAAGCCACCTCGCGTGTTCTCACCCTCTACACCGGGGTGCGACTGAACAGTTCTGCTGAACTGCTGTTCGACATCGAGGAATCCGGGGGCCAGGGTCTCAGCAATGCCCTCGGCATGGCCGGCTTCACCAATCTCGACGTGGTTCGCAATCCCACCATAGGGCAGGCTCCATACATAGCCCGCGGGATTTTCCACTACGTCTTCGCGCTTAGTGAGGAGAGAGTGGAGGTAGATCGCAATCCCCTCTCCGGATTCGCCGAACTGCCGCTTAGGCGGGTGGAAATCCGCTTTGGCAAGTTCTCGACCGCGGATTTTTTTGACCTCAACTCGGTGGGCACCGACAGCCACTTCCAGTTCATGAACTGGACCATAGACAACAACGGAGCCTACGATTATGCGGCCGACACTCGTGGCTACACCATCGGTCTCATTGCTGAATACCAGAACCCGCGGTGGGGCTTTCGCTTTGGCGAACTGCTCCTGCCCAAGCTGGCCAATGGCATCGACCTGCAATGGAATCTTCGCAAAGCACACGCCGAGAATTTCGAATTCGAACTTCGCAAGCAGTTCCTGCCCCACCTGGACGGCATCATTCGCATCCTCTCCTACATCAACACCGCGAACATGGGCATCTACCGGGTGCAGAACCAGCGCTTCCTGGATGGCCTTGATCCCACTCCCGACATCACCAACCATCCCCCCCAGACCACCCGCAAATACGGTTTCGGTTTCAACTTTGAACAGTCGCTCAATTCGTGGATAAGAGGGTTCGGCAGATTTGGCTGGAACAACGGCAAGACCGAATCGTTCGCCTACACGGAGGTGGACCAGACTGTGCTATTCGGCGTTGGATTTGCCGGTTCGCGCTGGAAACGTCGGCTGGACCGTGCTGGAGTCGCCTTCGTTTCCAACGGAATCTGCCATGACCACAGCCAATACCTGGCCCTGGGTGGCCTCGGCTTCATCCTGGGTGATGGCGCCCTGACCTACGGACGCGAGAAGATCCTGGAGAGCTACTACACGGCTCATGTCTGGCGCGGCATTTACCTCGGCCCAGCTGTGCAATACGCAACCAATCCCGGCTACAACAAAGACCGCGGGCCAGTCGTAGTCCCTGGATTCCGCCTGCATCTGGAATTCTGA
- a CDS encoding deiodinase-like protein, whose product MFGLRRYNYDTFSSELMSKKDLARFSGGPEPGDPAPDFEAYNLDGEKIELRDFRGEKNAVLSFGSATCPFTTAAIGPLNELYEEYKDSNEVAFLFVYIREAHPGERLPAHQSFKEKVRAAELFREEEEVDIPIVVDTLHGRIHRMYGKAANPTYLIDRSGHVAFRCLWTQADIIADALEELLDSGTEQAVVHDGEDTRMPAAKAVVHTHRALKRGGERAVENFREQMGRPGRLADTTSRVVGPIAMHPERVIAGAALAAGVIAAGLFAGFRLREAWQRQSHDPYRYAREGSPDDSNGGYAVGI is encoded by the coding sequence ATGTTCGGCTTGCGACGCTATAACTATGATACTTTCAGCAGCGAACTGATGTCTAAGAAGGACTTGGCGAGGTTCTCGGGCGGGCCCGAGCCTGGCGATCCCGCCCCAGACTTCGAAGCCTATAACCTCGATGGTGAAAAGATCGAACTGCGTGATTTTCGCGGTGAGAAGAACGCTGTTCTGAGCTTCGGATCGGCAACTTGCCCTTTCACTACAGCCGCCATCGGTCCGCTGAATGAGCTTTACGAGGAGTACAAGGACAGCAACGAGGTGGCATTCCTGTTCGTGTATATCCGTGAGGCTCATCCTGGAGAAAGGTTGCCCGCGCACCAGTCTTTCAAGGAAAAAGTGCGTGCGGCTGAGCTGTTCAGGGAGGAGGAGGAAGTCGACATCCCGATCGTGGTGGATACGCTGCACGGCCGCATCCATCGTATGTACGGCAAGGCTGCCAATCCCACTTATTTGATCGATAGATCAGGACACGTTGCTTTCCGCTGTCTGTGGACGCAAGCCGACATAATCGCCGACGCGCTCGAAGAATTACTGGATAGCGGCACTGAGCAGGCGGTGGTGCACGACGGCGAGGACACGAGAATGCCAGCCGCCAAGGCGGTCGTGCACACGCATCGGGCATTGAAGCGCGGGGGCGAGAGAGCAGTAGAAAACTTTCGCGAGCAGATGGGCCGTCCCGGGCGTCTCGCGGACACGACCAGCCGGGTAGTGGGACCGATCGCCATGCATCCAGAGCGGGTGATTGCCGGCGCAGCCTTAGCTGCCGGGGTGATCGCGGCCGGACTGTTTGCCGGTTTCCGGCTGCGCGAAGCATGGCAGCGTCAGTCGCATGATCCCTACCGCTATGCGCGAGAAGGCTCGCCGGATGACTCCAATGGCGGTTATGCGGTTGGAATTTAG
- the hemL gene encoding glutamate-1-semialdehyde 2,1-aminomutase, with protein MPRNTNQSLELQKRAEKVIPGGVDSPVRAFRAVGGDPPFVVRGEGSQIFDADGNQYIDYVLSWGPLLLGHAFAPVVQAVEEAARRGTSFGASTPAEIDLAEAVLEAYPAMEKVRFVNSGTEATMSAIRLARGYTHRKYIIKFEGCYHGHSDALLVKAGSGVATLGIPGSAGVPEEFVQFTLALPYNNLNAVEEAFRRYRDQIACVIVEPVVGNMGCVPPAKGYLDGLRYLTSRENSLLIFDEVMTGFRLAYGGATELYGTRPDLVTLGKVIGGGLPVGAYAGPAEIMDMIAPLGPVYQAGTLSGNPLAMAAGMAMLKHLRDHREIYGRLERLGATLVTMVQEAAQSAGIRVSANRVGSMFTWFFAGGPVTDWDSAAKCDTQAFGKFHRAMLDAGVYLPPSQFEAAFLSAAHTEENVRETISAAREAFALVAA; from the coding sequence ATGCCACGAAACACGAATCAATCGCTAGAGTTGCAAAAGCGTGCCGAGAAGGTGATTCCCGGCGGCGTGGATTCGCCGGTGCGTGCCTTTCGCGCGGTCGGTGGCGATCCGCCGTTTGTAGTGCGGGGCGAAGGTTCCCAGATCTTCGACGCTGATGGCAATCAGTACATTGATTATGTCCTTTCCTGGGGGCCGTTGCTGCTGGGTCATGCTTTTGCGCCGGTGGTTCAGGCGGTGGAGGAAGCTGCCCGCCGGGGGACCAGCTTTGGCGCTTCGACTCCGGCAGAAATCGATCTGGCCGAGGCCGTGCTCGAAGCTTACCCCGCCATGGAGAAAGTTCGATTCGTGAATTCGGGCACCGAGGCCACCATGTCGGCGATCCGGCTGGCCCGCGGATACACGCATCGCAAGTACATCATCAAATTTGAAGGCTGCTATCACGGACACAGCGATGCCCTGCTGGTCAAAGCTGGTTCGGGAGTGGCAACGCTGGGCATTCCGGGCTCTGCCGGAGTGCCGGAGGAATTCGTTCAATTCACCCTGGCGCTGCCCTACAACAATTTGAATGCGGTGGAAGAAGCATTCCGCCGCTACCGCGATCAGATTGCGTGCGTGATCGTTGAACCGGTGGTCGGCAATATGGGTTGCGTCCCTCCGGCCAAAGGATACCTGGATGGGCTGCGTTATCTGACTTCACGAGAAAATTCGCTTCTAATTTTCGACGAAGTCATGACGGGCTTCCGGCTGGCTTACGGCGGAGCAACTGAGCTCTATGGGACCCGGCCTGATCTGGTAACGCTGGGGAAGGTGATCGGCGGAGGGCTGCCGGTGGGGGCGTACGCGGGTCCGGCTGAAATTATGGACATGATTGCGCCGCTGGGCCCGGTGTACCAGGCGGGGACACTCTCGGGTAATCCGCTGGCGATGGCAGCAGGCATGGCCATGCTCAAGCATTTGCGTGATCACCGCGAAATCTATGGCCGGCTCGAGCGGCTGGGCGCGACCCTAGTGACCATGGTGCAGGAGGCAGCGCAATCGGCTGGAATTCGGGTGAGCGCAAATCGCGTGGGCTCGATGTTCACCTGGTTTTTCGCTGGCGGGCCGGTGACCGATTGGGATTCTGCCGCTAAGTGCGACACGCAGGCATTCGGCAAGTTCCATCGCGCGATGCTGGATGCTGGCGTCTATCTGCCGCCCTCGCAGTTTGAAGCAGCCTTTCTGAGCGCTGCCCACACTGAGGAAAATGTCCGCGAAACCATTTCGGCCGCGCGAGAGGCGTTCGCCCTGGTGGCAGCGTGA
- the dtd gene encoding D-aminoacyl-tRNA deacylase, with protein sequence MRAVVQRVSRASVRVGTETVGAIGPGLLVLLGVAQEDTEADADYLADKIVGLRVFEDGGGKMNLPVTSVPRGAVLVVSQFTLFGDVRRGKRPSFDAAGAPEQARRLYEYFGDKIRAAGVRCETGRFQEMMQVELVNDGPVTILLDSRKLF encoded by the coding sequence ATGCGCGCTGTTGTTCAACGTGTAAGCCGGGCCTCCGTGCGTGTGGGCACGGAAACCGTGGGCGCGATCGGACCAGGACTGCTTGTGCTTCTGGGCGTGGCGCAGGAAGACACGGAAGCTGATGCTGACTATCTGGCAGACAAGATCGTGGGGCTGCGCGTTTTTGAAGATGGGGGCGGGAAGATGAACCTGCCGGTCACCAGCGTTCCGCGCGGAGCAGTGCTGGTGGTGTCGCAATTCACGCTGTTTGGAGATGTCAGGCGGGGGAAGCGGCCATCGTTCGACGCTGCTGGTGCGCCTGAGCAAGCGCGCAGGTTATACGAGTACTTCGGGGATAAGATTCGCGCCGCCGGCGTCCGCTGCGAAACCGGTCGCTTTCAGGAAATGATGCAGGTGGAGCTGGTCAACGATGGCCCGGTGACGATCCTGCTGGACTCGCGCAAGCTGTTCTGA
- a CDS encoding redoxin domain-containing protein, with protein sequence MAIKVGDPAPDFTLPAVIGNQKTNITLSGYRGKKNVVIAFYPAAWTPVCGAQMPSYQADQDKFARYDAQVLGISADTIPSHIAWQKKEIGMMDYPLLSDFYPHGEVAKKFSVFREGEPIPGINERAVFVVDKQGKIAFAKVYRLDQQPDNAEVFEALEKLNHSR encoded by the coding sequence ATGGCCATAAAAGTAGGAGATCCGGCCCCCGACTTTACTCTTCCCGCAGTTATAGGAAACCAGAAAACCAACATTACCCTCAGCGGGTATCGCGGCAAAAAGAATGTCGTCATTGCTTTTTACCCTGCCGCCTGGACCCCGGTCTGTGGCGCGCAAATGCCTTCCTATCAGGCTGATCAGGACAAATTCGCCCGCTACGACGCGCAGGTCCTTGGGATCAGCGCCGATACCATTCCCAGCCACATCGCCTGGCAGAAGAAAGAAATTGGCATGATGGACTATCCGCTGCTCAGCGATTTCTATCCTCACGGCGAAGTCGCGAAGAAATTTAGTGTTTTTCGTGAAGGCGAGCCCATTCCGGGAATCAATGAGCGGGCGGTCTTCGTGGTCGATAAGCAGGGAAAGATCGCTTTTGCCAAGGTCTACCGGCTGGATCAGCAGCCTGACAATGCAGAAGTCTTCGAGGCACTGGAAAAGCTGAATCACTCGAGATAA
- the dacB gene encoding D-alanyl-D-alanine carboxypeptidase/D-alanyl-D-alanine-endopeptidase, with the protein MRGAALRRVTLVLTLHLALFAVAKDKKVNSSPSALADRIDKVLADPDVARGFWGIEIISLKKNQLLYSLNGEKLFTPASNTKLFTTAAVLALIGPDYKFRTTIETNGQIDRHGRLNGDLYVVGRGDPNLSGRTLPYNLRTERKQPPMWVLEQLADQLTQKGVKYVDGDVVGDDSYFAFERYGEGWAQDDMVWEWGAPVSALTLNDNVVFVSILPADLPGDKAFVSVSPASGYYRLDNRIMTTPPSTGPRRIYITREPGANVLTLWGNIPADDPGANEALAIEDPAEFTAEMFRELLERRGIVINGRARTKHTELASLSTFSVTTTAPAGGGEDVRRTPQPTPHAVLASYDSQPVLQDLRVVNKVSQNLHAELMLRLLGKEKGNAGTIEAGLEVLRGFLAQADIRSEEYVFYDGSGLSRQNLVTPHAMVKLLRYADMQSWGAKFEDTLPVAGVDGSLADRFRGTNAQGRVQGKTGSLGHVNSLAGYVTTLSGDRLAFSIMANNHNLPNKRALETLDQLVDVMVDDRPKKSK; encoded by the coding sequence ATGCGCGGTGCCGCTCTTCGTCGGGTCACTCTAGTTCTGACCCTCCATTTGGCGTTGTTTGCTGTCGCCAAGGACAAGAAAGTCAACTCTTCCCCTTCTGCGCTGGCAGACCGGATTGACAAGGTGCTTGCCGATCCGGATGTGGCGCGTGGCTTCTGGGGCATTGAGATTATTTCGCTCAAGAAGAATCAGTTGCTGTACTCGCTGAATGGGGAGAAGCTGTTCACGCCAGCTTCCAACACCAAGTTGTTCACTACCGCAGCGGTGTTGGCGCTGATCGGCCCGGACTACAAGTTCCGTACCACCATCGAAACGAATGGGCAGATAGACCGGCACGGGCGTCTGAACGGCGATCTGTACGTGGTGGGCCGCGGTGATCCGAACCTTTCCGGACGCACCCTGCCTTACAACCTGCGAACCGAGCGCAAGCAACCGCCCATGTGGGTGCTGGAGCAATTGGCCGATCAGTTGACCCAGAAGGGAGTGAAGTACGTCGATGGAGACGTGGTCGGCGACGACTCCTACTTTGCCTTCGAACGCTACGGGGAAGGCTGGGCGCAGGACGACATGGTGTGGGAGTGGGGCGCTCCGGTTTCGGCACTAACCCTGAACGACAATGTGGTGTTCGTGAGCATCCTGCCGGCTGATCTTCCCGGCGACAAGGCTTTCGTGAGCGTAAGTCCGGCATCTGGATACTACCGGCTGGACAATCGCATTATGACCACGCCGCCCTCGACGGGCCCGCGGCGAATTTACATTACGCGCGAACCTGGGGCCAACGTGCTCACGTTGTGGGGCAACATTCCGGCCGACGATCCTGGGGCAAACGAAGCCCTCGCGATTGAGGACCCGGCTGAGTTCACGGCGGAGATGTTTCGCGAGTTGCTAGAGCGCCGTGGAATCGTCATCAATGGCCGGGCGCGAACGAAGCACACGGAATTGGCATCGCTCTCAACTTTCAGCGTGACCACGACTGCGCCGGCAGGCGGTGGCGAGGATGTACGGCGAACGCCGCAGCCGACTCCGCATGCGGTCTTGGCCAGTTACGACTCGCAGCCGGTGCTGCAAGATCTGCGTGTGGTAAACAAGGTGAGCCAAAACCTGCACGCCGAGCTTATGCTGCGTCTGCTGGGTAAAGAGAAAGGTAATGCGGGGACGATCGAAGCGGGACTGGAAGTGCTGCGGGGATTTCTTGCCCAGGCTGACATACGATCGGAAGAGTACGTGTTCTACGATGGATCGGGACTATCCCGGCAGAATCTGGTCACTCCCCATGCGATGGTGAAGCTCCTGCGCTATGCCGATATGCAGTCCTGGGGAGCGAAATTCGAAGACACACTTCCGGTCGCCGGAGTAGATGGCTCGCTGGCAGACCGCTTCCGTGGCACGAACGCGCAAGGACGGGTGCAGGGCAAGACCGGATCGCTTGGTCATGTAAACTCGCTTGCCGGCTATGTCACGACGTTAAGCGGGGATCGGCTGGCATTCTCCATCATGGCCAACAACCACAACCTGCCCAACAAGCGAGCGCTCGAGACCCTCGACCAACTGGTGGATGTGATGGTGGACGATCGCCCCAAAAAGAGCAAATAG
- the folP gene encoding dihydropteroate synthase, with translation MRPHFCWNLGNRSLELGERTLVMGIVNVTPDSFSDVGQHHDRARAVEHALRLLDEGADIIDIGGESTRPGTRVETPVNRGRHAVPSPPPDPQRKPVSLEEELKRVMPVITELRHLRPHAVLSIDTYKAPVAQTALESGVDIVNDVSGLQWDQTMAEKIAGLNCGLVMMHMRGLPDNWRHLPPLDDVLGTVKRELAQCVCAAERAGIARDRIVIDPGIGFGKNYEQNYPLLAHLDQLQQLGLPILAATSRKSFVGKAIAHRLANGQLMPSPNDRLYGSLAAMVITILKGAHIVRVHDVKPAVEAAAMADAILRSG, from the coding sequence ATGCGTCCGCATTTTTGCTGGAACCTGGGAAATCGCAGTCTGGAACTAGGCGAACGGACCCTGGTTATGGGCATCGTGAACGTCACCCCGGACTCCTTTTCCGATGTCGGACAGCACCATGATCGCGCACGAGCCGTCGAGCACGCCCTGCGCTTGCTCGACGAAGGCGCCGACATCATTGATATCGGCGGTGAATCTACGCGCCCCGGTACCAGGGTAGAGACACCGGTCAATCGAGGCCGGCACGCAGTTCCATCACCTCCTCCCGATCCACAGCGAAAACCCGTAAGCCTGGAAGAGGAATTGAAACGGGTGATGCCGGTTATCACTGAACTTCGGCACTTGCGTCCGCATGCCGTCCTTTCCATCGATACCTACAAGGCTCCTGTGGCACAAACCGCTTTGGAATCCGGCGTCGACATCGTGAACGATGTTAGCGGCCTCCAGTGGGATCAGACGATGGCAGAAAAAATCGCCGGGCTGAATTGCGGCCTGGTCATGATGCACATGCGCGGATTGCCGGACAACTGGCGTCACCTGCCACCCCTTGACGACGTCTTGGGCACGGTGAAACGTGAGTTGGCTCAGTGCGTGTGTGCCGCGGAACGCGCTGGCATTGCGCGTGATCGCATCGTCATCGATCCCGGGATTGGGTTCGGCAAGAACTACGAACAGAACTATCCCCTGCTGGCACACCTCGACCAGTTACAGCAATTGGGCCTGCCCATCCTGGCTGCCACGTCGCGCAAATCGTTTGTGGGAAAAGCCATCGCTCACCGTCTGGCCAATGGCCAGCTCATGCCCTCGCCGAACGACCGCCTCTATGGCAGTCTCGCAGCCATGGTTATCACGATTCTCAAGGGGGCGCACATTGTCCGCGTGCACGACGTCAAACCTGCAGTGGAGGCGGCCGCGATGGCAGACGCAATCCTGCGCTCGGGATAA
- the selB gene encoding selenocysteine-specific translation elongation factor — translation MKSVIVGTAGHIDHGKTALVKALTGIDADRLEEEKRRGITIDIGFAHLELKAENGESLRLGFVDVPGHERFVRNMLAGVGGIDVVLLVVAADEGIKPQTVEHFDICRLLAVQRGITVITKADTVDRDTLDVVRLELEEFLRGSFLDPAYSLMVAVSSLTGAGLEDLKRELAKAALEVPAKDSTALPRLPIDRVFTMKGFGTVVTGTLIAGTVKKDEELEVFPSGRRVRVRGVQVHGQAAAEAIAGERTALNLIGASVEELARGMTLAVPGLFHTTRRLDVSLSLLPSGKPLRNRARVHLHAYTSETIATVVLYSNQPMQPGESGFVQLRLEEPVMLLPGDHFILRQFSPVVTIGGGVVVDGSPLKGGRRKALVDPAGGSLDLLMKGSREQVLAARVARRGTQGLPLADIIGETGWPPSIVASTASALVSPKAAPELKLVRTGSVLLSQNAFDRATKEMMAAVSAFHDQNRLVEGISKQELRERLQLPADVFAGALDHQVKQKKLEVVGELVREAGRGVAMKDEEAEAKRTIEQAFASAGLRVPALKDVMAGLPVDKMRAQKIVTLLLRDRVLVKVSDELVFHHSALEELRKMMATYKSKSVKIDVATFKDLIGQTRKYAIPLLEYLDRERVTKRVGDERVIL, via the coding sequence ATGAAGTCCGTCATCGTAGGGACTGCCGGACATATCGATCACGGCAAGACCGCGCTGGTCAAGGCGCTGACGGGGATCGATGCCGATCGCCTGGAAGAGGAAAAGCGGCGGGGAATCACCATCGATATCGGCTTTGCCCATCTTGAGCTGAAAGCCGAGAACGGCGAATCTTTGCGTTTGGGGTTTGTAGATGTTCCCGGCCACGAGCGTTTCGTGCGCAACATGCTGGCGGGAGTCGGGGGGATCGATGTGGTGCTGCTGGTGGTTGCGGCTGATGAGGGGATCAAGCCGCAGACCGTCGAGCACTTCGACATCTGCCGTTTGTTGGCGGTACAACGCGGAATCACCGTGATCACAAAAGCGGATACGGTGGATCGCGACACTCTTGACGTGGTCCGCCTGGAGCTGGAGGAGTTCCTGCGAGGCTCCTTTCTTGACCCTGCATACTCGCTCATGGTGGCCGTCAGCTCCCTGACTGGCGCCGGGCTGGAAGATCTGAAACGTGAACTGGCGAAGGCAGCGCTGGAGGTGCCGGCCAAGGACTCCACCGCCCTGCCGCGGCTTCCGATCGATCGCGTGTTCACCATGAAGGGATTTGGGACGGTGGTGACGGGAACCCTGATCGCCGGCACGGTGAAGAAGGATGAAGAGCTGGAAGTGTTTCCTTCCGGGCGGCGCGTTCGCGTCCGCGGGGTACAGGTGCACGGTCAGGCGGCCGCGGAGGCTATCGCTGGGGAGCGCACCGCACTGAACCTGATCGGAGCGTCTGTCGAAGAGCTCGCGCGAGGCATGACCCTGGCAGTACCGGGCCTGTTTCACACTACCCGCCGGCTGGACGTGTCGCTCTCGTTATTGCCCTCTGGCAAGCCTCTTCGCAATCGCGCGCGCGTTCACCTGCACGCGTACACCAGCGAGACCATTGCCACGGTCGTGCTCTATTCCAATCAGCCGATGCAACCCGGGGAGAGTGGCTTCGTGCAATTGCGGCTGGAAGAGCCGGTGATGCTATTGCCTGGCGACCATTTCATCCTGCGTCAGTTTTCTCCGGTAGTGACGATCGGCGGCGGCGTGGTTGTCGACGGGTCGCCTCTGAAAGGCGGACGCCGCAAAGCCTTGGTCGATCCAGCAGGCGGATCACTGGATTTGCTGATGAAGGGCTCGCGGGAGCAAGTGCTCGCAGCGCGGGTGGCGCGCCGGGGCACTCAAGGATTGCCGCTGGCGGACATCATCGGGGAGACGGGATGGCCACCCTCGATTGTTGCGAGCACGGCGTCGGCGCTGGTCTCTCCTAAAGCTGCTCCGGAGCTGAAGCTCGTGCGCACTGGCAGTGTGCTGCTTTCGCAGAATGCATTCGATCGAGCAACGAAGGAAATGATGGCGGCGGTTTCTGCCTTTCACGACCAGAACCGGCTGGTTGAGGGCATCAGCAAGCAGGAGCTGCGCGAGAGGCTGCAACTGCCGGCTGACGTGTTCGCGGGCGCGCTGGACCACCAGGTCAAGCAAAAGAAGCTCGAGGTCGTGGGAGAGCTCGTTCGCGAAGCCGGCCGTGGCGTGGCAATGAAAGATGAAGAGGCGGAAGCAAAAAGAACCATCGAGCAGGCCTTCGCGAGTGCAGGTTTGCGGGTTCCCGCGCTCAAGGATGTAATGGCGGGATTGCCGGTCGATAAAATGCGGGCGCAGAAGATTGTGACCCTTCTGCTGCGCGACCGCGTGCTGGTGAAGGTTTCCGACGAACTGGTTTTCCACCACTCAGCGCTCGAGGAGCTGCGTAAAATGATGGCAACCTACAAGTCGAAATCGGTCAAGATCGATGTGGCAACCTTTAAGGATCTGATCGGACAGACGCGCAAATATGCGATTCCGTTGCTCGAATATCTGGATCGGGAACGCGTCACCAAGAGAGTTGGCGATGAACGAGTGATTCTGTAG
- a CDS encoding DUF962 domain-containing protein, translating into MPGGRTSEQWIAQYAASHQHPVNRVCHTFGIPTIVISLALFVASIFAHSILRYAIALFVIGWALQFIGHAFERKEPEFFHDWRFLFVGLRWWFAKIRGRA; encoded by the coding sequence ATGCCGGGCGGGCGAACAAGCGAGCAGTGGATCGCGCAGTACGCTGCCAGCCATCAACATCCGGTCAATCGTGTCTGTCACACCTTTGGCATTCCCACCATCGTGATCTCGCTGGCACTGTTCGTGGCCAGCATTTTCGCGCATTCGATACTGCGATACGCCATCGCCCTGTTCGTGATCGGCTGGGCCCTGCAGTTTATCGGGCACGCCTTCGAGCGCAAGGAGCCGGAATTCTTCCACGACTGGCGATTCCTCTTCGTTGGCTTGCGATGGTGGTTTGCCAAGATCCGTGGCCGTGCGTGA